The sequence TGTCCTGGACCTGATCAAGTGTATAGCCTAATTGCTGTGTTGGCTACAGCCCTGCGTGTGTCCTCACAACTCATTCTTTCAAATCACAGGTATGGCTTTGGTCAGCAAGAActatttttctatatcttttaaGAGTGAGATAGAGAAAGGACTTGGTTTATTTCTAtaagcagttttttaaaatattatatggaATGATGTAACCATATGTAGAGAATAAATATATGTAGTGATTTGAAATGTCTGATAAATAgtataaagtgaaaaaaagaaattatagcatAGCATttattatatgatctcacttaaaaataaatgtgtattttaattaaacataGGTATGCTAGCTACTATAATATATGCAACCAAGTCTGGGAAAACATATCTGCCACACTATTAATAAGATCATTTGTGTAGCTGGAGAAACAGAGCTAGCTTTACTACTATTTAAAATAGTActaatatatacttatttatttacttggttTACATCATTAGGTAAAATACTGAGATAAAATGTTGTAAATGtgggaaaaatataaagtaattcaTAAAAATCATGTGGGAAATATTTACATAGGAAGatgttcaaaatatgtttttaattgagatatgatgttggtttgaaaatatttattcctaTGTGCAAAAAATGCtgatattatagaaaatattcataGTGACTATTTGTAGAGTTGTACTTTATTTTGTATACATCTCTCTGCaccttttcaatttttaataagcatctgtatattttttataatcacAAACATTGTAATTGAAAACTTTATGACCCTGTTATAATCTGACAAAACAAAAGCCTTGAACTTAGAATAGAAAATTCAAGAAGCCTCAGAAGGCTTCTGGCTGGCTAAATGTAGTTCATTCGCTTCTCATAAAAAGGATCTGATCATAATTGAAGCCCTGATTATGCCTCCTGTGGAGGTTGCAGTTCTGATTCTGGTCACAAGATGGGGCTTCCCAGGTTTACTGCATTTTCTTTAGGCAaccatttttatgaaaatgggaAACAAAGCAATgaaacatatttttgtattaGTGGACTATGAGACAACATTTAGAGTATTGTTAAAAttccaatgaaaaaaatattttgcaaagaaggaaaaatcaacATAATGATTGATGTGCAGATTCAAACAAAATCTATAGTCTTGCTCATAACAGACACCGGGCAATTTGTTACTTCCCTTCTCTCTTATCCCCAGCTCACACTTTTCTAGTCAAAGAGATCATTTCCACATTAACCCAATAAACTGTGTcacaaagagaatttaaaaagaaaaagaaggaaaataaatatggcaTCTATATCATAGATGAGATTTCATCTCATTCCTGTGTTTCAGAATGACACGCCTTCTAACATTTGGGTAGGAAAGTTTCTATAtgctttttctatttgtttggtTTGAATTTATATCTCCTTTTATATAgcctttcttcttttcaaatgaGAATCAAGACAACTGGGTCACAAGACCAAATCTTCTATGACACATGTGATACTGGCTAAGGCTCTTCCCATTTCATGAAACATTTCACATTAAAAACTTGTTGAAAActtgaggtataatttattttGCTCCCTGTTCTATAGCCATAACATTGTGTAATTAAAAATCATCAGTTCTAGCCTGGTCAGTGTGATCCAGtgattgaatgttgacctatgaaccaggaggtcaccatttgattctagatcagggcacatattgggtcgtgggctcaatcaccagtagggggcatacaggaggcagcctatcaatgattctctcatcattggagtttctttctctctgtccttctctgaaatcaataaaaaatatatttttaaaaataaaagtcatcaatTCTAGTTTGTGAGAAGAATATCATGTTAAACCACTATGAAGAAATTGTGCAAGAGGCTATTCAGATTTCTACCTGAGTTTTAGCTGCCTTACTCTCAATAAATCTTTTATAACTATCTTACCCAATTCTGAATCTCTGCCTTCTAAGCTCATGTTTTTAACAAGGTCATTGTGTTATTGTCCGAGCCCAGGAGATGCATACTTTGCCTGCTTTGGGTAAATAGGAAAGTAATTAtaccttaaaaattataaaactgtgtGTTCATCTAGAACAATGCTCATCAAGTTCTTGGACAAGTTGCAATAGAATAACTTGAGAACTTAGAGATACAAAATGTTGGATCCTATCTAGAATCTTCTGGATAAAACTATCAGGATAAGGCCTAGAAATATAGTTTTATAAAGACCTCTTGATTATTCTGATACATGAAAACTTTGGAGTCCCACTGCCTTAGGTATAACAGTAGAGACATAAATGTCCTAAAGGAGTTAATAACATAAATAGAGTCCCTGATTTACCACTGCAACCTTTCCCACCTCTGCCAGCAAGTGCACTGATTCAGTCCTTAATAATCATTTGTAAAATTGTAAGGGCAAGTTCTTGAATTTGAGGTATTATAAACCACTTCTTTAATTTTTACACTCACTTTATATTATGCTGCATTTCCCCCCTCCATATCATGCCCCACTGagcattattctttcttttatctctatTTGTAATTGCTCACCTTCCACTTTGGCAAAATAATCTTGTTTGctgataattttcttcttttccttttccctattGCAGTATCTCTCATATTGTCCCATTTAAGCAACTGGCTCAAGCATCCTTGGGAAATTCTGCTGGAGGAGAACAGACCAAACAAGCTGTAGACACTTGGTAATTCAAAGACAAAGGAGATTTTGGTGAGAGTGTTGTTTTGGGTAGGAACTGCCTTAACAGTGACGAGAATAGCCATTCATCTCAGTCTCTGATAGTACACAAATCTAAGTCATAATGGATGCTGAATATGTCTTATGCAATTGGAAAGACCAGTTATGGCCAGCAAAAGTTTTGTCCAGATGTGAGACTTCATCAAACAGTAAGAGAAAAAAGACATTTTCCCTAGAAGTTCAAATACTCTCAGTAGATGAAAAAATTaaagtggaaagcaaggaaaCAAAGATCCTAAATAAATCTCAAATTGAAGCCATTGCCTCCTCACTAGCAGCACAGTCAGAGGGCAGTTCTCCACCTAGAGAGGAAACAGCTTATGCAAGATCACTAAAAATGGCACTGGGTATTCTGAATAAGAGAACAAATTTGAATCAAACAAGCAGTTCAGATGAAGAAGAGACCACTACACTGTCTCAAAATGTACCACAAAAGCTTTCTAATTCACCCCCTCGTAAAAAGTATCGGAAGCCTAAAGGAAACTTATCAAAGTGTCTTAAAGAAAGTGAAATTCCAACATTTCTGTTAGTATCTTCAGAGAGTGATGATTCCCTGTATGATGATAAATCACAAGTGCATGCAACCATTGATACTTTTCCAAGTGAGATGGAAACAAAATCATCACAAAACTCCAGCTGGTGCAAAATTTTCCCTTCACTTTCAGAAGACGATGAAAAGGAGAGCAAGAAAAAGATTGACATCCCAACAGCTATGCCTTTGGATTCTACAATCAAAGAGGAATATGCTTATGTTAAAGAAGAGAAGTTCAATCCAACTTCACCACCAGATATCTTCATTGTGCCAAAAACTTTGAAAGAGGAGCCAGAGGATATCTGCCCAAAGACCCTGGCCATTTCCTCTGAATGCTCTACCTTATTAGAGAATATTGAGGATCCTGGAGAGGGTCCCTCAAATTCATGCTTAGATACCAGCCAGAATCAACCTGTGGAATCAGAGACAGGTGCTCTGGCATCCCCCTGTCATTGTTCATGGGAATGTCAGGTTTCATTTAGTGCCTCTAACCGTGTCATGGATTGTTCACTCCGTGGGAATAATGAAAGAAGTGGCCAGAATCCAAATTTTGAGGAATATGGAGAACTCCAAGCTTCTGATAAATCAGTGCCTCTAAATCCTATTGATCCTTCTGTACTAGATGACGATGAGGAAGACGAAGTGCTTCCACCCGTTGTTTTTCATTATGAGCCACGTTCATTTGAAGCAGGAATGATAGTctggtttaaatataaaaaatacccaTTTTGGCCAGCCATAGTGAAAAGCATCAGgcgaaaagagaaaaaagcaagtgtgGTTTTTGTTGAGGCAAACATGAATCCTGTAAAGAGAGGCATTAGAGTGCTTctgagaagattaaaaaaatttgattGTAAAGAGAAACAAGCACTAGTGGATAAAGCCAGGGAGGATTACAGTGAAAGTATTGACTGGTGCATCTCACTGATTTGTGACTACAGAGTTAGACTAGGTTGTGGTTCCTTTACAGGCTCTTTCCTTGAGTATTATGCTGCTGACATTAGTTATCCAATCAGGAAAGTAATCAAACAAGATACCTTCAGGAACTTATTTCCAAAGCTGCATAATGAAGATTCTATGGAACCGCTGACCATGGCTTCCCAGACCAAGAGAATGTCCTTCAAAAAAATTCTTCCTGATCGAATGAAGTCGGCTCGGGACCGAGCCAACAAGAATCTAGTGGACTTCATTGTGAATgcaaaaggaacagaaaaccatcttctttccattttaaatggcACAAAAGCATCCAGGTGGCTGAAATCATTTTTGAAAGCAAAGAGGTTCACTCCCTGTATTGAAACATACTTTGAAGATGAAGATCAGTTGGATGAGGTGGTGAAATATTTACAAGAAATCTACAAAAAAATAGACGAAAGAATGCTAGCTCGGATAAgagatgataaaattaaatttatcctAGAAGTTCTTCTGCCAGAAGCAATCATTTGTTCAATTTCTGCTGTTGATGGATTAGATTACAAGGAAGCTGAAGCCAAGTATCTAAAAGGACCTTCTCTAGGATACAGGGAAAGAGAGTTATTTGATGCAAAAATCCTATTTGAAAAGAGacggaagccatcaacaaaagaaGCTCACTAAATCACCTGCATGTCTAATCATAACAGGGAGCTTTCATAgatattagtttaaaaaaaaaaaaaaaccctaacatATTTTCCAGAAACTGAAGGCATTAGGTAATATGTTCAGGTtttgttgtgtgtggttttttgcgATCTCTATGATCTGTCAATATTACTACATCAACATTTCTTTCTTATGCTTCTTTAAAGTCAATTTTATTAACAGATTTCAGCAGTTCTATCTCATACATTTTTAGAATTCataattcttaaataatttttaaaagaaagtactgttttattttctgacaTCTTTGTGTCTATGCTGTATAGTTAAATACAGGGTACAcaatcatttgcatattaaaatTGCACTAGTATTAGATATTAAGCAAGATGATTAGAAAAAAGTCTAAGGAACAttgattatattatatatttttgcttagtttttataaaatattgggTTTCTCCTAAGATAGTTGAATTATTTTTCCTGCCATAcctatttatttttggaaaaaaatatctcagACATAGAACCAAAGATAGAGATGCTTTGCTATATATTATAACTGTAATTGCTTTTGCAAGAAAACAATCTGGAATTCAAAGATAAAGTAAATGGATTACCTGCATGCATTCTATATGTGTGAGAATAACATCTGAGCATGCAGAAAATAATTTTGGCAGCCTGGAACAGGATTGTTCATTCTATACTTCCCTGAAATTCCATTTGTGGAGTGTCTATTATTCAATAGATGAATAGTTTCTTAAACAGATATCATAACTAACAGTATCTGTATCTAAATATAGCCATCTGACCACATGTGGAAGAAAACTAGAGTCATTGTATTCATAGTCTGGCTACTCTAGAGTATGAGTCCAGGCTGACTGCTTAAGAGCCCATCTAGTTTGTTATAAACTGtagaaaatgcaaacattttGTTCTGACTATAGTATCTCTAAATATATAGTCATTTGTTTCAAACCAAGCACTCTGTATATTAGTAAAATAGTTCTAGTTGGTTCCAACAATATAAATACCAACTGGTAAGTCATTCCAGGCTAAAACAAAGAGTAAGATGGACCAGAATCTGTGAATTTGGAAATGAGTCATAGAAAAGGCCTCCACTTGGCCAAATGTGACAATtatccaaatatatttaaaagtacacAGCTGACAGTTGAAGTCTGAAACCAATGAATAGTTTATTCTAACTTGAAATAAGACTTTagtgaaaataaatgttataagggctactttattttagaaacttgacataaaaataaacactaaagGCTTAACATGAACCTGTCTGCATTTTTATTCTTAGAGTGAGACAAGTATTActcttaggcttttgttatatgtTTCCATGGCCACATGTTTATGTAAAATTTGCAAAAGTTTGATGTTTTCATTTGCAATAAAACCATTAGATCTTTCATTTTGAATGTTCACTTCATCGTACTTCAGATCGTGTAGTTACATAACTGGTGTTTCTCTGTTTGGAATTTTGCTTGTCATAGTTGTCATCATTTTAATGCTTATTATACATTATCTTatcattctaaataaatattcactttcaTGTttgattttgtattattttaaaataaagccttCCAATTTGCATAAGCTTTAGATTCCATAGAACCTTCTCTTGGTCTGCCTGATAAAGACCAAGACTGCTTTAACATAACTGTATCAATCCACATAACTTCCTCATGATCTTGAGGAGTATTTGACAACAGACCATCACCACACTATATGTGGGCCTCATACCCTGGGAAACCACACTGTATGTACACTATAGCATTCCCTTTGATTCCAATATATTGCCCACCTTTCGTTTTCTCAGTGGAGCCATTTCTATCTTTTGTTTCTGATATTATCTTTACTACCTTATTTGTGTATTCACTCATTCATACACTTGTTAGTCAGGAGAGCAACCAATGGTTTaaagctctgctctgctctaagGATTTAAGGTGACCCAAAAAACAAGGTCAGATTTAAAGTGAGCTAGGTGACAATCTAATTTCTAAAAGCACTAGAATGCACTATTTTATCATAATAGTGAGTAGTATTTATTACTCTCACTGCCTGTATTTGAAAACCAGAATCCCAAGTCTCCGCACATTTGTGAGTTATTGGGTTTGGGGTAAAAGGTGGGTTACCTGATTCCTCCTGGTATGTCATTTATATTGTGGCATATATTGAAGTGAGGAAGATGTGTCTCAGACATGCATCTATTTTCCTCATTTCATGAGTTGGTGTTTGGGGTGTGGGAGTGAATGAGTTTGGCTTCCCACTCAGTATGGATTCTGAGATCCCTTTCAGCCTGAATTGTTGAGGCCAGCTCTAAGAATGCCTTAATGTGAATCTTTAACCTAAATTTGTGTGTCTGATGGGAATGCGCACCTAATTCATTGGATTAAAGAGACCCCCATCTCTATCAATCATAAGGCAGATTTTCTAATATCAGGCCCATATTATAATTGAAAGGTtgacaaagaagcatggaaacTATTTACAACATTTACAGGTCTCTATATCAATATACGTGTCCTAATAAGGAAAAAGTACAACTCTGAGGCCTATAATAGTGATGGGTGTGAGAATGTTATATCTATAATCCCACCTTCTCAGCCAGCCAAAAACAGTCCCTAACCCTTGCTATTAGAAAACAGCTTTCTTGTTCTTGGAGACAAGGCAATAACCTCATCTAAGGCAGCTATCTCAAAGGACATTGTTTGTCTTAACGTCCAGCACATATTTTTCATTGATCCCAATTCATTGAAAGGGTAAGGTATCACCGCACCAAAAGCAAAATGCAGTCTCTGTTTAGGTGGAAAATCCTAAACTAGCTAAAATATACCAGCATGTTTTGGAATGGATTTTGAGGATGTCAAATTAGCAATGGATTATAAGTGGATATAGGGGAAAATTTACATGGGAGCACACACTTGCGACTGCTAGGTGGCATCTTTAAGTTTGGACAACAGCCTACAGTCAGTAAGATGGAGATACTGGAACTTCTTTGCCAGGGTATTGAGGAATTAGTGAGAAGGTCAAATGGAGTGAGGGTAGTATAAATGAATCAAGAGGACCCATCTCTGAACTATTTTCCCCTGGAGGGCAGAGAAAGCACTACTATGATAGTGAGGGGGAACACTGACAATTTTTAGTAGCTCAGTGTTGGCACTCCTCTACAAACCATGATTGGAAGCAATCTATGTTACGGTAGGAATGATAGGATTCCAGAATGGCAGGATCCAGGTGGCAGCACAAAAGCTCAGGGGAAGTTGGGTGTCATTACCATAATGAGAAGCAAGGTCAGAGTGGAGTCAGGCTATGGTGACTGACAGAAATCTGTGGCAATGCCTTACAAATAGTATTCCAAGGCTAGATGTATGGACAATTGACTACCTATGTTCATAGTTgtgctatttacaatagttaagatagggaaacagcccaagggctcatcagtagataagtggataaaaaagttgtggtaggtatgcacaatggaatactatgcagctgtaaaaaagaaggatctcttaccctttgaggtagcatggaaggacctggaaagtattatgctaagcgaaataagccagtcagagaaaaatatcacattatctgacttatacgtggaatctgatgagcaaaataaactgacaaaatagagccagagccatgtatgcatggaacagactgacagatatcagagggaagggcagtggggacaggtgggaggagattaagcaaagaacttatatgcatatatgcatatcccatggatacagacaataatttggtgaaggcctgtggtgggagcagagctgggtggtggggtgcAAAATGGGGGGTacataggggacatctgtaatactgtcaacaataaaaaaataaattttaaaaaattgggaagaaaaagaaaaacagccttGGCAAGTTAAAGTCTAAAGTTAGCAGCTTGGTGGAAAATCTTGGCCccaacctactttttttttttttttttcagatctgtgGTGCAAGTAGCCTTGCCACTCAGGCCATATGACTCAGCACATTCTGATAGTGCTTAAGGTATCTATGGTGGATAAGGATGCACTAACTAGTCATTCTAAGCCATAATATGGAATTGCAACACAAAATCTAAAGTTCTGAACAAAAGCCATACTTCCTGGGCCAGTAACCTacttgtcattttaaaaacagattcttTATACTATTTAGGATTAATAGATATGGAGTGTCTAACCAAGATACAGTAATTGAGTATATGACAGCCACTGCCCATTATACACTGTACATTATAAGATTCACTGAGTGATAAGGTCTAGCAGAATTAGGAGCAGTCCAGCCTGTGATGGTAAGGCAACATTCAGGATCTAGCCTAAGAAGTCACAAATAAATGATTGCACAAACTTCCATGCCATTGAACTTCGTTGCAATGATACCCTCATGGAGTACATCGTAATCTATGACCGACtattgaaagagaaaattatCAAGTCTGGTGCACAGATGTGTCAGCATTAAATGGATGATAGCTTTAAGTGGACTGCCACCCCACTTCAGCTTCAGTTGGAGTAGCCCCAAAGAATAATGTACGTATAATTTCCAGTTGGCAGAGCTGTGGTAATTATACTTGATCTTTCAGTTTGATGGAAGGAGCTGTGACTTGAGGTGGTCTCCTGGACTGTGGAGAACAATTTGGTTGGTATGCCATGGTATTGGAAAGAGAAGTATTGTAAATGAAAGGTAAGAAAGTTTGGATAAGAGGCATGTGAATATAACTATGGGAATGGAAACAAAGCATATGTATCTCTATGCCTCATTGTAATGGCTATTCAAAGGATTGtagagaagacatttaaaaaaccaGTGGATCATGCTGTGAATATCAAAGAGCTTCTCTTCTCAGTCATCTTAGTTCTGTCACAATAGATCCATGTATTGTCATGGGGCATGGATGAAGCCTAAGCTTGAGCTCAACAGCATTGGTTTTCTCTCACAAAGGTGATCAGGTTACTGCCACCACTAAATGTGTATCTCTCCAAGAGCAACTGCTGATGCTGGGCCCTTAATTCTGCACCTTCCTTCAAGGATATCATCCAGCTACCTCATTCCGCTGAATGCACTGAACCCATTCTATCTTAGAGGTGGCAGTTATTCATCCTCACAGGAATGGATATAAATTTTGGACCCATAGGATCAAGCACCACTTGCGTGTAGTGGTTGTGCATTTCATAACACAACCTTGTTTCACTTTTCCTCCTACCTTGTTTCACCACTCATTTTCTTCACTAGAACCACTTGCCAAAAGAACTACTCACATGGAAACTCCTGTATCACATTCTGTTTTGTGGACACTTAGGCTATTATCACCAGCAATAATTATGTGTATGTTTTATAAGACGTAAGTGGGTACCACTATatcaaaaatgtattaaagatttTAGAATTATTCATAAATGTTAAAAGTTAGTAAATTTTCCAGTTCTTGGTAAGATACATTTTCCGCTATTCCTCCTGCCAAAATCAATAACCTGTTTTCACCTAGGAAACTAGAGAAAGCACATAAGATCTAAAACAACAAGAAGAGAGGAAGTAAATAGCAAAGCAGAAATTaacaaaattgaaaacagaaaacaatagaGTAAATCAATGAAACCTAcagctgcttctttgaaaagaccaataaatttattaatattttagccACAGTaaccaagaaaaagagaaagagaacacaCAAATGACCAATATCTTCAATAAAAGAGGGGACATAGTACTGATCCTGTGGacagtaaaaaaaatagtaaaatactaTCAATAACATTATACACACAAATTAAAtgacttagatgaaatggaccaattcctcaaataatttcaaaggaaaatgttttatttcataacatttctttttattccacctgatattttaaaataggattcacattatttcattttacatgaAAAGACACTGGTGTCAAATATtacacaattatattttaaaaaattaacgtCTATTCCTTCTAGaaatataaatctattttttctctttttttcattttttttcttcactgatATAAATCATTggatgtctttaaaaaataattcctaaatTTCCCCTGTTaagcttatttatttttggaaaaattacTTTGAGACAGCAAAACAGTGACAAGTGCTTTCCTATATATTATCACTAACTTCAATTTCCTTTCCAAAAAATAAGTATTctgcaatttaaaataaaattaatgcattATCTTTATGCAGTCTATATGTGTGTGaatgaaatgtaaattattttggcAGCCTTGTGAAAAATTATTCACTCTACACTTCCCTGAAATTTCATTTGTgggaatattaatattttaatggctGGATGGCTTCTTAAAATATACAAGTTTTGGGTTGTGTTTCATCACTGACTGGATCCTCTTAATATAATTATCTGATCACATGTGGAAGGCATATAGACTTATTGTATTCATGATCTACTCTAGAGTATGAATCCAAGCTGACTGCTTAAGAGCCCATCTAGtttggtataaaaaaaaaactgtatgaAATGTAAGCACTTTGCTCTAATTCTTGCATTTCCAAAAACATAGTTATTTGTCATATACCAAGCAAGCTTTATCACTTGCTTCATTCATATATTACCTCCAATAATATAAATGCTGACTGGTAAGCCATTCCAGTCCACTAGAAGGAATAAATGGACCAGATCTAGGAATTTGAAAATGTACTGCAGAATAAGCCTCCATTTGGCTAAATATGACAATTACCAGAATATGGATAAATATACACAATTAAAAGTTAAAGTCTGAAGccaataaattgtttattttaacttgaatcaatttttgtaaaaataaatgttggaaaaactactttattttaaaaacttgatctGAAAATATCAAAGGCTTAACTTATTTCTAAGGGTGTATCTACTGTACCTTACATGCAATGTcatttacatatattcttttcacAATAATAATTATAGTAGCTGAATTTATGGGGAGAGGTAACCACTTTTCTAATATCCCCTTATTTTACAGTAGAAGCTTctttaacaaaaattatattgCGTTTTCTATTGGATAGGTGAGtatccattttctctttatttagtaAGTTAATATTTTAAGAGGAAGACAGATGTTCagctaaataaaaattttaatgttatacacattttcaatgtttatttCCATGTATGatatataagttttaaaatattttttgtatggTGTGGCTGAATACAGCTATAAAACTTGAATTGTATGCATGGAGAAACTCCATGAGGACACTTAAATGTAAATAACAGGCAAACTTGGAAAGAACAATCAAATTCAAAGTATCATGGAATTGACAGTaagtttaatgtatttttttcttcttgtatcCTCTGActtaaatgaaatgcattttgagACCCAGAAGTGAGAACTGTCATATAGAAAGTGAGTGTACCAGAGAGCTCAAAGACTTGGAGTAGAAATGCCTACCATTCATAGAGATTCCTTTCCATCTTTGATATACACCTCCC comes from Eptesicus fuscus isolate TK198812 chromosome 1, DD_ASM_mEF_20220401, whole genome shotgun sequence and encodes:
- the PWWP3B gene encoding PWWP domain-containing DNA repair factor 3B, with amino-acid sequence MDAEYVLCNWKDQLWPAKVLSRCETSSNSKRKKTFSLEVQILSVDEKIKVESKETKILNKSQIEAIASSLAAQSEGSSPPREETAYARSLKMALGILNKRTNLNQTSSSDEEETTTLSQNVPQKLSNSPPRKKYRKPKGNLSKCLKESEIPTFLLVSSESDDSLYDDKSQVHATIDTFPSEMETKSSQNSSWCKIFPSLSEDDEKESKKKIDIPTAMPLDSTIKEEYAYVKEEKFNPTSPPDIFIVPKTLKEEPEDICPKTLAISSECSTLLENIEDPGEGPSNSCLDTSQNQPVESETGALASPCHCSWECQVSFSASNRVMDCSLRGNNERSGQNPNFEEYGELQASDKSVPLNPIDPSVLDDDEEDEVLPPVVFHYEPRSFEAGMIVWFKYKKYPFWPAIVKSIRRKEKKASVVFVEANMNPVKRGIRVLLRRLKKFDCKEKQALVDKAREDYSESIDWCISLICDYRVRLGCGSFTGSFLEYYAADISYPIRKVIKQDTFRNLFPKLHNEDSMEPLTMASQTKRMSFKKILPDRMKSARDRANKNLVDFIVNAKGTENHLLSILNGTKASRWLKSFLKAKRFTPCIETYFEDEDQLDEVVKYLQEIYKKIDERMLARIRDDKIKFILEVLLPEAIICSISAVDGLDYKEAEAKYLKGPSLGYRERELFDAKILFEKRRKPSTKEAH